In the Synergistaceae bacterium genome, AAAGGCTGATTGCACTCGTTTAAATTCTTCCAGAGAGTCAAGGCTTCATCACGTGAAATTTTTGCGGTTAATTTGATTGATGCCTTACATGCCATTGTCGCCCATGTCCGCCACAAAATATTTTTCGAGTCCCCGTCTTTATTATTCTTCAACGCACCCAACGAGGCACGCAATAAAGTTTCAGGCTCTGACTCATAGTCCGGCAAAACAGGAATCGCGCGAAGTTCTAAGCCTTTGACAGTGTCAGCAAGTTCAAAGCCGTTATTTTGCAATTCTTTAGAGTATTCGTTTGCTTCAAGTGCTAGAGTCGGATGCAGTAAGACCGGAATTAATAATTTCTGCACATTTTTTGACTCGTCAGCTAAATTTTTTATTCGCTCATAATTGATTCTTTCGTGTGCTGCGTGAGGGTCGACGATAATAATTTTTTCTCGGTTGTCGTAAATTAAGTAGCCTCCTGAAGTCTGACCGAGATAAATAATTTCAGGTTCGTTTATGTCTTGAATCTGCGAGAAATCATCAAGAAAAATTTGCGTCTCCTGAGTCGATTCCGGAATTTTGCGCGGGCGTTCTTGTACAAAATTTCTTGAAGGCGTGCGGGGCTGAGTCGGCGAAAAATTATAATTTCGAGTTGCTGCCGGTTTTAATTCTACAAAATTTGACTCTGTTATCGGGCTTCCTAAATGCTTTACTGCGATTTTGAGAGCTTGATAAATTTCTGACGGGTATCTGAATCTGACTTCAGATTTTGCCGGATGAATGTTTACATCAATTAATGAAGGCTCAAGCGTGAAGAATAACGCCCAATTTCCCATTAAATCACGTGCATTTGAATTAACAGCAGACTTTATAACAGGATCGCTCACTGTACGGCCATTCACGAATGAAATAATGTCAGTGCGTCCCGGCCGTGCTTGATACCAGCATTCTAAATTTGTATTACCTGCTGATACGTTTATATTCTGAATTTCTGCGCCGTCTCCCCAGATTTTAGCGAGGACTCTTTTTTTGTCGCCGGCTCCATCGGTCGTGAAAATTTCTTTGTTGTCATGTTCGAGCGCAAAAGCTATAGCAGGATTACACACGGCATATTCACGCAGAAAGACAGCAGCCCGCCGGAGTTCACCTGATGCACTCTTAAGAAATTTACGCCTTGCAGGAAGTCCGGAGAATAGATTTTCAACCTGAACGCGAGTCCCTTGCGGACAATTAATTTTTACGTGTTCTATAATTTTTGCGTCATGGGTACGAATGAGTCCGCCTGAGTCAGAGTCTTTGTATTTGCTTCTGATTTCAACGTCTGCACACGCTGAAAGACTTGCAAGAGCTTCACCCCGATAACCTAAAGTGTTAATTGCTTCTAAATCAGCGAGAGAATTAATTTTGCTTGTTGCGTGATACATCAGGGCGAGCGGCAGATCATTAAATTCTATGCCTTTGCCGTTGTCTTCTACTATGATTCGCAACCTTCCGCCGTCAAATAATTTCACGCGTATTTGAGTCGCTCCTGCGTCAAGTGCATTCTCGACGAGTTCTTTTACTGCCGAGGCCGGGCGCTCGACGACTTCACCGGCTGCGATTCTGAGCCAAATACTTTCTGGCAACGCTTTAATTTCGGACATGTAGACTCCTTCATGAAAATTTTATTTGCTTATATTATATGCCATTTGTAGAAGTTAATATTATGGGGGTATTCCACGCACAGAATTGATCCCGGCCCACCCGCCCACCCGTTTAAAGTGATTCCGCGCGAGGAGAAATTATTTATCCGCGAACATGATTATATCCGGACTCAAATTTTTGTAGACTTTGAAGTGTTCGCCTTCTAAGCCCGGCACAAGTTCAACATTTGCGAGCTGCTTTGTGCCGAAATTTGTAGTGCTCTCGACTAAAATATAATTTACGCCGTTAATGTGATAATCGCCCGTTATTCAGTCAGCTTTGATAGTTATTCCTGCGACGCTGATATTATTTGAACCCTCAAGACTCGTATCTCGGACAAAATAAAAATTTTTCCTGCCCTCAATATAAGTATCCATATAACGCCCGAATCTGTCATAACGTTTTATAGGCTCATCCTGCGTAATATAAATAGTTCTAGCGTCTTTATGCTCTGCTAAGAAATTATTTATCCTGACTACTTGATTTACTGTCCCTGAGTCCACGTGATAAGCATAATTTATAACAGTTCCGGCAGCAAAATTTAACGCAATACACATAACAAGCATAACACCGGCAAAAAATTTCTTGGCCTGAGTCGCTCCTTTTCGCGTGTAAATATAATAAAATATTGCAGCAAACGTTATTATTAACAGGCTCGAAATAATTGCAGCAGGATATATTACTTGATATTTACCAGCTGGAGGCAGAAATATTCCCGTAAATTTTTCTATTGCCATGTACCAGAGTAATAAATATTGTTCGGCCGTTGACGTGTTAATAATACCTCTGAACATGAAGCACGCGTAAAATACTGCAACAAATAAAATTTCTCCCGCAAATCTTTTATCAGGTTTCATTACCTGCATTGAACTCAAGAATAACGCAATAAATACTATAAATAACGCTCCGTAATATCTAAAATGTACTTCCGGAGTGATTTCGCCCAAATAACTACTTCTAATAGCTACAGTATATGCTATAGTCGTTATAGTCCCAAGAGCGAGTAAAATAATATACACACAAAGTTTTTGCGCTGACTCGTTCATTTTACGAAAATTTATAACCGGCCATATCACAGGCAGCACAAGAGAAGCAACTAATACCGCAGAAATATAATAAAATATCGCGTAAAATAAATATGCAATGTTATACACTGATAGAACTGCACTTATTCCCGTTTGATTATATGAATTTCCGAGCCCCTTAAAAATTGTCAGCTTTGACACTATAAAGCAACCCCCGAACGCCGCAATAAATGTCATGAGCAAATAAAAATTTTTTCTCTCGTAAAATTTCTTGCTAATAACCGGATAAATTATTTCATATGCAATATATGCGAGAATAAATGTAAGCGCAACTTCTTTCGTGAGATACGCAAAATAACATAATACACCTTCAAAAATTGCGAGCTTGTACGATTTCACACGCTCATTTACCAGCCATAAATATATAAATAATAAATATAACGGCCAGTATAGAACTTCTGACATATAAGTCATCGCGTACATCATGTCCGGCCATACAGCAGTTATTATAACGAGAAAGAAAAGCGATTTACGGCCAAGTTTTAACTCTCTGCCGATTAAGCCTGCAAATATAACAGAAAGACTCATTACAACTATATTTGCTACACCGATTATTTTGAGCCTTAACACTACATCACTAACAGCAAAAAACGGCGCAAGAATCAAAGAATATCCGATCTTCTGAAAAGTTGTAGGAATACCACGCATTTCTAAGCCATGACCGTTAAATATATTTCGCGCAATGTCATAATATCTTAGTTCATCGTTGTAAATTCTTATTGCCCGGCTGAAGTCAAATACTGTGAAGTGTAAATCGCTATACACGCAAGAAAAGCCGCCGAAATCTCCCAGAAATAATTACGCCGATTCATTACAACCGACTCCCTTCCGGGATAACAATAAATTGTGTTATGAGAATAAAATTAGCGAACTGCGAACAAATATACGCACACATTTGCAATTTTGTCAACCTCCTATTTAAGTATTTACGTGATTATAGCATAAATTAATCCTGCTTTAACTGGGTATACTTCGCAAATATCCAGCCGTAAATATTTTTCTTTCTGTCGTAAATGCTCAATATCCAGCGTTCATTTTTCGGGCTTACCCATTCTCCGCAATAATCAGTGATAAAACCTTTGTTCATGCTCGATAAAATTCTTGATGAGGTGCTAGGCTCTGACCTGAATCTCACTCCATCGCCGGTTATCATAATTTTTTTAGCGTATGGATTAATCGTAAATCGGCCTCGTTCAAATATGTAGCCGGGAATTTTTTTATTTTTCACTGCTTGACGTATAGTATTTATGTTAACTTTATCGCTTGAAACTTTTTCGGGACTAGAATCAGCAGAGACAGCAATTTTTACAGCATTTACAGGAGGCGCAAGGGGTTCATCAATCGTTATTTCTGTGCGGGGCTTAGTGCTTGGCGGCAAAGAATCGGGCAAAGACGAAAATATTTCTTGAGGCTGTGAGTCTTCATGTGATCGCATAAAGAAAAATAATCCTCCCGAAATCAACGCAATAAATAAACCTGCTGCAATAAATTTAGCTCGTCTTGATTTTCTCGTCTTAGCGCGTATTTTCTTGTGTTGCTCACTGATTCGGTGTTCTTCTTCTGCAACTCTTAACAGGCCGTCAACGCTTTCAATAAAAATATCATTCGAGTCATCATCGTCTGCAAAGTCGTCTTCATAATCTATCAAATTTTCGAGATCATCAACTTTTATAAACCGTCCTAAAATTTTTACAGCGTCTTGATTGCCCTGTAGTGCTGATAACTTGAAAAATTTTTGTGCCTCGTTGTTGTCTTGATTGACACCTTTTCCCGCAAGATAGAGCAGACCTAAATAATATTGAGCTTTCGACTCGCCCTGTTCTGCTGCACGTGAATAACATTGAGCGGCCTTCTTGTAATCCTGCTTGACCCCTCGCCCGTTCTGAAATAACAGCCCTAAATATAATTGCGCCTTTGCGTGTCCCTGATTCGCTGCGAGTGCGTACCATTTTGCGGCCTGTGAGTAATCGCGCTCTAAAATTTTCCCGTCGTTGAACATTACTCCCAGACGATATTGCGATTTTGCGTCCCCTTTTTGAGCTGACATTAACAAGTTTTGAATTAATTTCACGTCATTTTCCTGCATGAATTAACCCCTTTTAAGCCTATTTACGCGAATATATTTATTTAATACTTCTTTCATGTCCGGG is a window encoding:
- a CDS encoding SEL1-like repeat protein, with the translated sequence MQENDVKLIQNLLMSAQKGDAKSQYRLGVMFNDGKILERDYSQAAKWYALAANQGHAKAQLYLGLLFQNGRGVKQDYKKAAQCYSRAAEQGESKAQYYLGLLYLAGKGVNQDNNEAQKFFKLSALQGNQDAVKILGRFIKVDDLENLIDYEDDFADDDDSNDIFIESVDGLLRVAEEEHRISEQHKKIRAKTRKSRRAKFIAAGLFIALISGGLFFFMRSHEDSQPQEIFSSLPDSLPPSTKPRTEITIDEPLAPPVNAVKIAVSADSSPEKVSSDKVNINTIRQAVKNKKIPGYIFERGRFTINPYAKKIMITGDGVRFRSEPSTSSRILSSMNKGFITDYCGEWVSPKNERWILSIYDRKKNIYGWIFAKYTQLKQD
- a CDS encoding ATP-binding protein — protein: MSEIKALPESIWLRIAAGEVVERPASAVKELVENALDAGATQIRVKLFDGGRLRIIVEDNGKGIEFNDLPLALMYHATSKINSLADLEAINTLGYRGEALASLSACADVEIRSKYKDSDSGGLIRTHDAKIIEHVKINCPQGTRVQVENLFSGLPARRKFLKSASGELRRAAVFLREYAVCNPAIAFALEHDNKEIFTTDGAGDKKRVLAKIWGDGAEIQNINVSAGNTNLECWYQARPGRTDIISFVNGRTVSDPVIKSAVNSNARDLMGNWALFFTLEPSLIDVNIHPAKSEVRFRYPSEIYQALKIAVKHLGSPITESNFVELKPAATRNYNFSPTQPRTPSRNFVQERPRKIPESTQETQIFLDDFSQIQDINEPEIIYLGQTSGGYLIYDNREKIIIVDPHAAHERINYERIKNLADESKNVQKLLIPVLLHPTLALEANEYSKELQNNGFELADTVKGLELRAIPVLPDYESEPETLLRASLGALKNNKDGDSKNILWRTWATMACKASIKLTAKISRDEALTLWKNLNECNQPFVCPHGRPVMIEITNQDLTRQFGRE